The window TTCAtctcgatttgaaaatttgaaacatcaaGTTGccttaaaaattcttttcgaaaaatattcatattcttGGAATCTGCAGCTATTTCtatcaaaaaatgtatttagggtagagaattttatttttctactttgtttttattttgtgtaACAGATAACACATGTTACACAGCATTGAAAAGTCAATACGAAAGTtctcaaaattaaaattaggcAATGCCCCTATAATGCATGAGCCTGATAACTAAAATAAATCTAATCATCATTACAACAGTTTTCAATTCCTTATACATTTGTTTCTCTTATTATTGTAAAGGCAACATATGTGGCAAATAACAAATAAGTAACTATTTATACTTTATAAACGCAAATTATCTATATATTTACAGTATTTATAACCTGCTATTGTAGAAATTACTCGCTGAaaatgatatatgtatatatatatatatacgtagatattttaattgatattaGAGTGTAACTAGGAGGTCAACACTTCAGATGTTTGGGGTTGATCGGCAAAATAACGATCGATGTAATGTAGTATTTCAAATACTACCTCAACCATAATTAATACAATTATCATCCATTCTAAACGAACGTGATGACGATCGCTAAGATGGGATGACAAAAGTTCTACAAGTTCAACGCAATGATTCAGTTTCTCATTCATCACCTGTGGACAGAAATCATGTATATTATTCTATATAAAATATTGGTCAGATCcataattgaatttataatacaaaggTAACCTAAGATTTCAATTCGAATTCGTTAACAATGGAGAAACGTTTAAGCAGTTTTATATTTCGCTAGTACGAAATTAAATTGATTGACATATTGTGTATTACTATAATTTCACATACCCGAGTACGTTTGGCAATACTGAAATAACTACACGTttgttggaataaattttccaattcaTCTCTTTCCCAGTAAAAATCTGGGGTATCTAAAAGGTCGGAACTCAAGTTGATCATATGCCTGAGCGCAAATAATTCGCCTTGCTTTCGCAGAACTTCTTCTCTGCTCATTTTTATTGGACGACCAGATTTCAGATCATCGGTAACAAAAGCAATTGAATCCACATAACGGTCTAGTGATGCTTCCCATATGCCAAGTTTGACAGAGAGTGCAATTGCATTTGAGAATGTGTATTTATCCAAGTCTGTGGCATTTGGTGCCAACATGATATTTCCTTCTTTCAAATGGCTCTTTTTACTGTAACGTATACCAAAAATCAGGTTGTCAGGTACATACATTGAGCATCCGTTAATTAGGACTTATATCAATAGGCAATACAAATTGGAATAAAGATCGGCGCAATAAAAAACACTTCAACCATTCTGATATCTTACCTAGATTCTAAATGCGTGTACAGCATTAGTTCACTCTCTGACTGCACCAGTTTATCAGCATAACTATGTTGTTCATAGGATTTCAAGAATCTCAGTAAATTTCCACTTTCAAGTTCTGACATATTCCAAAAAACAACAGTTCCTTCTCGGAAAAAGTAGACTTCACGGGGCTCTGTTTCTACCTCATATTTAGCTACTGCGTGAATCACATCTGGCATTGCTGGAAtgtaacaacaaaaaaacatatatTGAACGATTACTAGCAGTCTATGGTTTAGTGGCTTTTTCCTCTTCATAGATAATGCTCTGTTGcaattcttttattattcttctgcTTTTGCGATATAAATAACACGTGTAAAAAGACTAGGTAAATGTGACATTGtgaattttactttattttttggttCAGCACCCTGTTTTGGTATAGTTCCGAAAAGCCCATACCGATCAATTTGGAATTTCGAATGCCCATGTATTTTGGCTCACTGATCAGAATATGATAGTGAAAATACCcgccaatttgattttcatggTCAAAACtcacaaaaattgatttttaaaaagtttctCTATTTTATTCCGATACGCGGTGAtcgtagaaagaaaaatttctacaaaagCTGTAGCCTATAAAAAGACTGATCTTTTATGTTCTACACAGTTTTTGtctgaaatctttttttttggaaaaaatgggATAATGCTCCAATAAGTACGTTTTGCCAAAAGTCCAttagtttcgattttttttctatttacgcACTTTACCACTGGGATTGGTGACCATCGCAGATCAAAGGTTAGAATAAGTTGGGTCTCCTTATGACAGAGGCATAATAACGTACATATTGAAGCATTATCCTAATTTTCCTgaacgagaaaataattatttcaaacaaaaactGTTTGGAACATAGGTATAAGATCAATCTTTTTATACGCTAcaaattttgtagaaaacatttttttctaagaTCAACACTTATCGAAATAACatagaaaaactttttttaaatcagtttttgtgagtTTTGACCGTGAAATTCATATTTGCGGGTATTTTTACTATAACATTcgtgacaaaatttcaaattaattggACGTATGGGTTCTCAGAACTTTATCCCCCTGTTTATATAACATAAAGACTTATTCCAATATACAATATGACTATAAGTAATAGTAGAAAATATCACACCA is drawn from Neodiprion fabricii isolate iyNeoFabr1 chromosome 3, iyNeoFabr1.1, whole genome shotgun sequence and contains these coding sequences:
- the LOC124178520 gene encoding required for meiotic nuclear division protein 1 homolog, with protein sequence MLFATFQRLTLSRIGMSMINGKGFCSLSATIIKLPEKKFTLKLGQLLLFDKCKFVTKNSIASRPQRFIFTTSSKLHGVQGIQQNVSTFQMKKRPLRKKRSISEDEESSMPGFWNVKSLATADEYDLEGLMDGLLKQDLYLPQKISTSSESMPDVIHAVAKYEVETEPREVYFFREGTVVFWNMSELESGNLLRFLKSYEQHSYADKLVQSESELMLYTHLESSKKSHLKEGNIMLAPNATDLDKYTFSNAIALSVKLGIWEASLDRYVDSIAFVTDDLKSGRPIKMSREEVLRKQGELFALRHMINLSSDLLDTPDFYWERDELENLFQQTCSYFSIAKRTRVMNEKLNHCVELVELLSSHLSDRHHVRLEWMIIVLIMVEVVFEILHYIDRYFADQPQTSEVLTS